GCGTCCGGGAACTGTGGGCGGAGGCGGCCCGTGACATCGGGCCGGCCGGCCGCCCCGCGGTTCGCGGCCCTGGTCGGCATCACCGAAACGCCCCGCCGCATGCTCGTCCTCACCGCGGCGGTGCTGGCGGCGGCGCTCGCCGCCGCCGGTGCCGGGCTCGCGGTCCCGGCCCAACTGCCACCGGACGACCCGCTCGGCTCCGTCGAACCGCTCGTCCGGATCGCCATCGTCGCCGGGGTGTTCGCGCTCGCCCAGCTCGCCCGGCTGCGTTTCCGGGTCGCCACCGGCATGGTCAGCGTGACCTGGGGCGAAGCCGCCCTCGTCATCGGGCTCTACCTGATGCCGGCCGGTTGGCTCCCGGTCGCCGCCCTGGTCGGGGCGGGACTCGGCTGGGGACTGCTGTCGATCTTCCCAGACCGCCGTTCGGTCGTCGAGGTGGTGCACATCGCCGCCTCCCTGACCGCCGCCGTCGCCGTCGCCACCACCGTGGCCACCGCCTTCGGCGCCCCGCTCGGCGCCGGGCTGACCCCCGCGCTCGCCACAGCGCTCCTGCTCGGCGCGCTGACCTACCTGCTGGCCACCGGCTGGCTGGCCGCGCTGACCATGTCGCTGCGGCACCGGCTGCCGATGGGGCAGCTACTGCTGCGCGCGTTGCGCGGCAAGCTCCTGATGTTCGTCGGCAACGTCCTGGTCGGTCTCGCCGTCGTCACCATCCTCGAACACAGTCCCCGCTGGCTGCTGGTGCTGCCGCCGGTCTGGTGGCTGTTGCAGCAGACGTACGACCAGCGGCTGCGGGCCGACGACGAACGCCGTACCTGGCGGGCCTTTGCCGAGGCCACCAGCACCCTCAACCAGCTCGACGAACGCGACGTGGCGACCGCGGGGGTGAGCGGCGCGCTGGCGGTCTTCGGCGCGGACGGGGTCGACCTCGACGTGGCGCGGGGCGACGGGCGGTGGCGGCGCTACAGCGTCACCGCCGGCGGACCGGTGACGGACCAGGACCTGGTGGTACGGCCCCAGCGCGAGATCGGTGACCCCGTGCTGTCGCGTCCGCTGGAGATCGGCAACGCACAGGTCGGTGAACTCCGGGTGCGGCTGCCCCGGTCGGTCGTCCCCGGCGAGCGGGACCAGGACGTCCTGTCGGCGTTCGCCGACGCCCTCGCGGCCGCGCTGCACGACGCCGCCTCCCACCAGGAACTGCGGATCATGGCCGCCCAGTCGTCGTACGAGGCGGTGCACGACCCCCTGACCAAGCTGGTCAACCGCGCCGCGATGCTGAGCAAGGGTGACCTGGCGCTGCACCGGCTCGGGCACGACCACCCGGTGGCGTTGCTGCTGCTCGACATCAACAACTTCAAAGAGGTCAACGACACCCTCGGGCACGCCGCCGGAGACGAACTGCTCCAGGTGACCGCCCGCCGGCTGCAGGAGCTCCGCTGCGACGGCGAGGTGCTCGGCCGGCTCGGCGGTGACGAGTTCGCCCTGCTGATCACGTCGCTGCCGGCCACGCCAGTGCCGGCCACGCCAGTGCCGGCCACGCCGCTGCCGGCGACGCCGCTGCCGCTGCCGGTCGCGACCGAGCTGAACATCTTCGGCGAGTGGCCCGCCTCGCTGCCGTACCCACTGCGCCGGGCCCGGGAGATCGTGGCCCAGCTGGCCGCACCGACCGAGGTCGCCGGCGTACGGATGTCGGTCGAGGCATCGGTGGGCGTGGTGGTGGCCGGCGCCGGCACCGCCGACATGACCGAGCTGCTGCGCCGGGCCGACATCGCGATGTACCAGGCCAAGGCGGGCGGCGGGAGCGTCGCCAGTTACGACAGCAGCCAGGACGCGGCCAGCACCGACCAGCTCGCGCTCCTCGCCGAGCTGCGTGAGGCGCTCGCCTCGGACGACCAGCTCATGCTCGCCCTGCAACCCGCGGTCGACCTCGCCACCGGGGCGCCAACCGGGGTGGAGGCCCTGATCCGCTGGCGCCACCCGCGACGGGGTCGGCTCGGACCGGTCGACTTCGTCCGTACCGTCGAGGGCAGCGAACTACTCGGCCCGTTCACCCGGTACGTGATCGACAAGGCGCTCGCGGTCGCCGCCGACTGGGCCCGGCACGGACTCGACGTACCGATTTCGATCAACCTCTCCGCGCGCAGCCTGCTCGACCCGAGGTTGCCGGCGGAGGTGGCCGAGTCGCTGCGCCGGCACCAGGTGCCGGCCCACCGGCTGGTGCTGGAGATCACCGAGACGGTGGTGATGAGCGAGCTGGGCGTGATCGACGAGGTGCTCTCGGAACTCCGGGCGATGGGCATCCAGCTCGCGGTGGACGACTTCGGCACCGGCTTCTCCTCGCTCACCTTCCTGACCCGGGTGCCGGTCGACGAACTCAAGGTGGACCGGTCCTTCGTGATGGCGATGGCCGACTCCCCGGAGGCCGCGGCGATCGTACGGTCG
The Micromonospora pisi DNA segment above includes these coding regions:
- a CDS encoding putative bifunctional diguanylate cyclase/phosphodiesterase, whose amino-acid sequence is MLVLTAAVLAAALAAAGAGLAVPAQLPPDDPLGSVEPLVRIAIVAGVFALAQLARLRFRVATGMVSVTWGEAALVIGLYLMPAGWLPVAALVGAGLGWGLLSIFPDRRSVVEVVHIAASLTAAVAVATTVATAFGAPLGAGLTPALATALLLGALTYLLATGWLAALTMSLRHRLPMGQLLLRALRGKLLMFVGNVLVGLAVVTILEHSPRWLLVLPPVWWLLQQTYDQRLRADDERRTWRAFAEATSTLNQLDERDVATAGVSGALAVFGADGVDLDVARGDGRWRRYSVTAGGPVTDQDLVVRPQREIGDPVLSRPLEIGNAQVGELRVRLPRSVVPGERDQDVLSAFADALAAALHDAASHQELRIMAAQSSYEAVHDPLTKLVNRAAMLSKGDLALHRLGHDHPVALLLLDINNFKEVNDTLGHAAGDELLQVTARRLQELRCDGEVLGRLGGDEFALLITSLPATPVPATPVPATPLPATPLPLPVATELNIFGEWPASLPYPLRRAREIVAQLAAPTEVAGVRMSVEASVGVVVAGAGTADMTELLRRADIAMYQAKAGGGSVASYDSSQDAASTDQLALLAELREALASDDQLMLALQPAVDLATGAPTGVEALIRWRHPRRGRLGPVDFVRTVEGSELLGPFTRYVIDKALAVAADWARHGLDVPISINLSARSLLDPRLPAEVAESLRRHQVPAHRLVLEITETVVMSELGVIDEVLSELRAMGIQLAVDDFGTGFSSLTFLTRVPVDELKVDRSFVMAMADSPEAAAIVRSTVGLGRELGLRVVAEGVETADQRAALVELGCTAAQGYHFFRPMPSDKIVTVLRSQLDSAQQARIFPLRADGAS